Proteins found in one Oncorhynchus gorbuscha isolate QuinsamMale2020 ecotype Even-year linkage group LG15, OgorEven_v1.0, whole genome shotgun sequence genomic segment:
- the LOC123998096 gene encoding tumor necrosis factor receptor superfamily member 5-like: MAVLECKTEEYLHDASGVKRCCERCRKGQYVRTDCGKSTKTECETCQREYYTAELNFLKQCLPCRVCYSSSNQKVLRECEASSDRQCVCKTGYYCTDNGCEHCLPVTLCPLGLGVVNQANPQNDTVCAPCQPGTYNSVNDAITHCKSHTRCGDLGREVKSAGTETTDAVCGAFISRCHWILPTSLWAGLVVTSLLIIILIYIYWRAKDQSYMPANSSGPGIPVEPAPPSFAPAELKFPSECNSHWSLDQKATEPLFINTAVIQVNGYTSDCEVEADGTTITMTSEQFSQSDHSNGMRGNDIRPSRYLSEPQEDEWPGT, from the exons ATGGCTGTATTGGAATGCAAAACTGAGGAATACCTTCATGATGCTTCTGGGGTGAAAAGGTGCTGTGAGCGTTGTCGTAAAG GACAGTATGTTCGCACCGACTGTGGCAAGTCTACAAAAACAGAGTGTGAAACCTGTCAACGTGAATACTACACTGCTGAATTAAACTTCTTAAAACAATGTCTACCCTGTAGGGTCTGCTATTCCA gcAGTAACCAGAAGGTATTGAGGGAGTGTGAAGCCAGTAGTGACAGGCAATGTGTGTGTAAGACAGGTTACTACTGTACAGACAATGGATGTGAACACTGCCTACCCGTGACCCTGTGCCCTCTGGGTTTAGGGGTCGTGAATCAAG CCAACCCCCAGAATGACACAGTCTGTGCCCCGTGCCAACCTGGGACCTATAACAGCGTCAACGATGCCATCACACACTGCAAATCACACACCAG gtgtggGGACCTCGGGAGGGAGGTGAAAAGTGCTGGGACTGAGACTACTGATGCTGTGTGTGGTGCCTTCATATCTC GGTGTCACTGGATACTACCTACCAGTCTGTGGGCGGGACTAGTGGTGACCTCACTCCTCATCATAATCTTGATCTACATCTATTGGAGGGCCAAGGATCAATCATACATGCCAG CCAACTCCAGTGGTCCTGGAATTCCTGTAGAGCCTGCACCTCCTTCCTTCGCTCCAGCTGAGCTCAAGTTCCCCTCAGAGTGCAACAGCCATTGGAGCCTGGACCAGAAAGCCACTGAGCCACTCTTCATCAACACAG CTGTTATTCAGGTAAACGGCTATACATCAGACTGTGAAGTTGAGGCCGATGGCACCACCATAACAATGACATCAGAGCAATTCAGCCAATCGGATCACAGTAATGGAATGAGAGGAAATGACATCAGACCCTCCCGCTACCTATCAGAGCCACAGGAAGATGAGTGGCCAGGGACTTAA
- the LOC123998098 gene encoding complement C1s subcomponent-like — MLGVSLGLFLLPLCAMSMLSGWVESPSYPRGYPPDASLNWSRCAPHGHTLALRLTHLDMEDSHGCENDALEIFADGKQIALQCGEMSFEDLDSTVNPSLLSSVEGCLSLSFRSDYSNTKRHTGFRGFYMLQDFDECEEDPDNRCTQFCHNYIGGYLCSCRLGYHLDTDGHTCTVSCTEDLSGSLRGVISSPSWPSPYAEHAHCSYILSVEDNLELLLHFTGEFDVEQGPDGQCVDTLMVETSSGTQGPFCGRVPPPPPLRTGSHHARILFDSDGQGSNNGFTIHYRTTTKTCRGIVTSNSTLAPQQPEYHQGDTVMVTCDLGSVLNTGDKEYEATCQRTGEWSPVYRCEPVDCGEPDTSGDEALQLVDKDPSTLFHDEVRFKCESKYYTLEGDEKYICDASGTWTSVKGQEKLPKCIEVCGKTETDISSFGRILGGKPAKMGEIPWQLLTKQPKRGGASLINDRWAITAAHVVDGYEESKLTFFGGLIDGQKAQETDPDVVVMVTEKIIIHPDYLKGIPGNERTNYDNDIALIRMSSRVKLGPNVLPICLPEADGGFKEFQHGTVSGWGGTENTFKASIMAKSKFLLYASVGRYPQINCEETPLLSINKPMVFTENMFCAGGDGLDSCKGDSGGPLFLPKLGSGNKDNRGPYHLRGIVSWGSLCELGKESKKGYYTKVENYLDWIKMTIEREEQG; from the exons ATGCTAGGAGTGAG CCTCGGTCTGTTCCTCCTGCCCCTCTGTGCCATGTCGATGCTCTCGGGGTGGGTGGAGTCTCCAAGCTATCCCCGTGGTTACCCACCTGATGCCAGTCTGAACTGGAGCAGGTGTGCCCCTCACGGCCACACCCTCGCCCTCAGGCTGACACACCTGGACATGGAGGACAGTCACGGCTGCGAGAACGACGCCCTGGAG ATCTTTGCAGATGGAAAGCAGATAGCCCTTCAATGTGGTGAAATGTCATTTGAGGACCTTGATTCTACCGTCAATCCCTCACTCCTTTCCTCTGTGGagggctgcctctctctctcgttccgctCTGACTACTCCAACACCAAGAGACACACTGGCTTCAGAGGGTTCTACATGCTGCAAg ACTTTGATGAGTGTGAGGAGGACCCAGATAACAGATGTACCCAGTTCTGCCACAACTACATTGGAGGATACCTCTGCTCCTGTCGCCTTGGTTACCACCTGGACACAGACGGACACACCTGCACAG TGAGTTGCACTGAGGACCTGTCCGGCTCGCTGCGTGGTGTGATATCCAGTCCCTCTTGGCCCAGCCCGTATGCTGAGCATGCCCACTGCTCCtacatcctgtcagtagaggacaATCTGGAGCTGCTTCTACACTTCACTGGGGAGTTTGATGTGGAGCAGGGGCCAGACGGACAGTGTGTGGACACACTCATG GTTGAGACTTCCTCTGGGACTCAGGGGCCATTCTGTGGCCGTGtgcctcccccccctcccctccgcaCTGGGTCACACCACGCCCGCATTCTCTTCGACTCTGACGGACAGGGATCCAACAATGGCTTCACTATCCACTACAGAACCACAA CAAAGACCTGCCGAGGGATTGTGACCTCCAACTCCACCCTGGCCCCACAGCAACCTGAATATCACCAAGGTGACACAGTCATGGTGACCTGTGACCTAGGCAGTGTTCTGAACACA GGTGACAAAGAGTATGAGGCGACATGCCAGAGGACAGGCGAGTGGAGTCCTGTGTACCGCTGTGAAC CTGTGGATTGTGGAGAACCAGACACGTCTGGTGATGAGGCCCTTCAACTGGTGGACAAGGATCCAAGCACTCTGTTTCATGATGAGGTCCGGTTCAAGTGTGAATCTAAATACTACACACTGGAGGGAGACG AGAAGTACATCTGTGATGCCAGTGGTACATGGACATCGGTCAAGGGCCAAGAAAAGTTACCAAAGTGCATCGAAG TGTGTGGGAAGACAGAAACAGATATTTCCAGCTTTGGAAGAATTTTGGGGGGCAAACCGGCGAAGATGGGAGAGATACCCTGGCAGCTTCTCACTAAACAGCCCAAAAGAGGAGGAGCATCCCTGATCAATGACCGGTGGGCCATCACAGCAGCTCATGTAGTGGATGGCTATGAAGAAAGCAAGCTTACATTTTTCGGGGGGCTGATAGATGGGCAAAAAGCACAAGAAACTGATCCTGATGTGGTTGTCATGGTAACGGAGAAGATTATCATTCACCCTGACTACTTAAAGGGCATACCTGGCAATGAACGCACTAACTACGACAATGATATAGCTCTCATCAGAATGTCTTCCAGGGTGAAGTTAGGGCCCAATGTTCTCCCCATATGCCTGCCTGAGGCTGATGGAGGATTCAAAGAGTTTCAGCATGGGACTGTTTCAGGGTGGGGTGGGACAGAGAATACATTTAAAGCCAGCATTATGGCTAAAAGCAAATTCTTGCTTTACGCATCTGTGGGAAGATACCCCCAAATAAATTGTGAGGAAACACCTTTGTTGTCTATTAACAAGCCAATGGTTTTCACTGAGAACATGTTCTGTGCAGGGGGTGATGGGTTAGATAGCTGCAAGGGGGATAGTGGGGGTCCATTATTTCTCCCTAAGCTGGGATCAGGGAACAAGGACAACAGAGGGCCATATCATCTGAGAGGCATTGTGTCCTGGGGTTCCCTTTGTGAACTGGGAAAGGAATCTAAAAAGGGTTACTACACCAAAGTGGAGAATTACTTAGACTGGATCAAGAtgacaatagagagagaagagcaggggTAA